The genomic window GAGCCCTGTAAAGTCCTTacatttactttagtatcttctATCTGTTATACTTTGAAACAATCTATTTGTAGTTGCATGCTtgtttcaaaagaattttatgTGCAATATGCGTCTCGGTTAGTAATACTTCCATGAGTGCTTGGACTAGAAGGCAGGTCTTTTGTACTGATATAGATCAATGTGATTCAGGTGTCAGATTCGTCCAATGACATGTCATTTTGAAAAGCGAGATCAGCTTTTAACTCATAGAGTGTACTTTGGGCTGCGACAAGGTAAGGTCTTCTTCCGTTCAAAAGCTTGGTATCAATCATTTCGACTAGATTGACACACGACTGTTATTGTTTGTTCTTATTAGATGGTCAACTATTTATTCTGATGTGATTAGATTATCAGGACATGTTGTTGCTTATGATGAAGTATTTCAAAAATCATTTCTGAATTTTGGTTGTAAAGTATCTGAAAGATCGGGATTTACCTAtacaaattattttgtttgctaTCAATTTTGGGACTTTTTTCCACATAGTGGTTTAAAAGTCAACATGATTCTCTTTAGCAGACGTAATGGAAAATTTTATGTTTCTGCACTTCCAATTTTTATTTAGTGCACGGTCTTTGCCAATCTCCTGAAATAGTCATTTTTGTTAATGCTGTTCTCGAATAATGAGTTGTATGGGCTCTATCACTATTCTTAGCTTATTTTGCAGCAAACAGAAGGGAGAAGAGTTGGTCCTTGAAGGCCGGATTTTGGGATTCCATCAAATCTGGGTAACTAAACAAATACGCTGACACTTGCTGTTTAATGATTAGAAGCATTTGAAAGGATTAATTTACAATAACCAGTTgtcttgttttattttttgtaaagatGGTGATTGGTGTTGCATTGAGTTTATTTTACTCATCTAAAGTACATTCTTGTACCTAGTTTTTTAGCAACACCAATATTTTATTGGACTCATTCGAGGCTAGTGAACATTCTGAGAAATCTGTTGATGTATGATCAATTATTGCCTGCGCTAATTTTTGTGGGGATTGATGTTGTTTTCTCGTATTATTCGACTTCTAAACTTTCTTCAACCATATATAgaactttttaaatttctcATAGGAATAAAAAGATACTTCTGCAAGGCCCTTCATTGATTTAAAGGTACTTTATCTTTAGCAGTAACAAGGGTTACTAGATATGGCTTGAAATGATAGGGATAAGCAATATGTTGAAGGGAAATTAGCCATTCCTTTCTTGTTTTGCAGTTTCTTGAAGAATAACAACACGACAGAGATAATTGAGCCACCCTCAGCACCAacagaagaagaggaagagccCATGCCTGAGGAAATCGTTCTTATCGAAAGAACTGAACCTGATGGAACATTTGAACagattatattttctttatctGGAGATGTAGATGTATACGATCTTCAAGCTTTATGTGACAAGGtgtgtttttctttattttatatctGACTACTTAGAAAGTAACATTCATTCGAAAAAAAAGTCTGGCGGCTTTTAATTTGAAGAGATATTTACAAATATGGTTGCAAAACATCTATTGACACATATAACCCTGCAAAAACCACATTGCTTAAAATtgcctttaaaaatttaattccttATACATATAACCTTCTACTTACAAAGACATCCCTctttaaaagatttttctaTACAAAAACCCGCCTAATCCCATGAATTGGATGGCTTACCAACTTAAGGGCATTTTATGTAAGAAACTGTAACAGGtctatatgaaaattcagattttatgaGAGTATATTTGCAAAGAGAAGGTTTTGCAGGGATATGGGTAAAACACCTTATTTGAACCACCCTGATGATATCATGTAATAATGATAGTTTGGTTTAATAGGTGGGCTGGCCTCGAAGACCACTCACAAAAGTAGCGGCATCTTTAAGAAATAGCTACTTAGTCGCTACATTGCATTCAAAAACAAAATCTTCAGGCACAGGtaatcatatattattattcttctaTTACTTTTATGTGCTTTCTGTGTGGCTATGATCATTTGCCAGTGCTTACTGTGGCTCTATGATCATTTGCCATTCTCGTtcataatttatcaatatttgcAGCTGAGTTTCATTTGTCTAGCTGATGAATATCTTAGTGTATTTGGAGAAGTTATTTGACAGAAGGAGATGGTCGGAAGCAACTTATTGGCATGGCTCGCGCTACTTCAGACCATGCTTTTAATGCTACAATATGGGATGTCCTCGTCGATCCTTCCTATCAGGTATTAAATGATAGAAACACTTACATATATGCCTCTGCAAGATTATCCAAATTCGTATATTTGAACAATCCGAATTTTCGTGTATGCCCTTCACAACCTTAATTTCTACATGTGTAACCTTTTACATAAAATTGCCTCTCTTTGAAAAGTTAACTAAAAGAAAACTAATTCCACTTGGTGAATTGGAATGATCTCCCAACTTACAATATATGGCACTTCCGAGGGAAAATAATAACAGGCTAAGCAAACAAAATATAATGGCACTTGGTTGATCCCACTGTTTGATTATAGCAATGATGGCATATGATAGAGAATATATGGTTTACATGTCTGCTTATTTGTACTAATTTTAGGCATCAAGTTAATAACACAGGTTTGTATTGGTGCCTTTTAGGGCCAGGGACTCGGTAAAGCACTCGTAGAACAGCTAATTCGAGCATTGCTCCAAAGGGATATTGGCAATATAACATTGTTTGCAGACAATAAAGGTAGGAGTGCTGAACTGCTGTCACTGTATCTCATTAATAAATGACAAATTTAACAAgctgaaaattttcaatttcaacatgcatatttaaAGTAGTAAATCTTGTCGTGGACACTCTTCCATTCTCCATTGTTGAGATTGAAGATGGATATACCTTAATTGAAtctaatgaaaataaaaactcaataCCTTTTCAAGTTCCAAATActtgaacttgaaattttgtttgTCCTGTGAACTGCAGTTGTTGATTTCTACAAGAACTTGGGATTTGAAGCCGACCCAGAAGGCATTAAGGGCATGTTCTGGTACCCGAGATACTAGTAATTGATAGGTAGTTTTGTTTGTATTATAGTTGTATGTTCATTGAGCTATTTTAAATAATCCATTCATCACATATACCAAACCAATGTACCAAATATGTGTCCACGTAAATGATCAAACAATTTATCCAGTTTCTAGTTTTTGATCTTCCATTTGATTTTAGCCTTTTGTTGTTCATTCTGTTGTCCGATTTTTTCAATTGATTTATTGAGGTAGGAGCACTTGAAGATGCTTCTGTTATTGTCTTTGATCTCTGTAGTTAATTATGATCTCTCTAGTTGTTCGGTGCGACTTCCAGAAATAACTTCTCTACTTTGGGAAGTAGTAATTTGGCACTTTGGAAACAACAATGTCTGGAGCAGAAAATATTCGTTTAAATGCTTGTTTGCCATAGCCTCCGTTTTACATCTGCTTTTAGCTGCAGCTGTCTCTTGTATAGCATCTGTTGAAGAGGTAAGTTCAAAATTTCAGCTGTGATAAGAGAGAGCAATAGACTCGGAGCCCCAAAAGCGGAAACTCGGGGCTTCTCCCTCTGTGGCTGATAGAAGCTGTTGCATGAATATTCAGTATATTGTTTTTCCTAATAACATTACCTAAAAAGAGCATTTTGTCGACAACAATACACCCTACAATTAAGGCCAAAACAGCCCCTGGCATCTCGGAAGGAAAGAATCTGTAGTAGAAATAGTCTTGGACAAGAGGAAAACAGGAAAAAGAAATCGAATTTCGACCTTGTGTACAAAATTAAATAGTGAACTTAAAGGAAATGTTCAACCTTCCAGATCAATAATTCATTGAAATTTCTCCAGGTTCTAGTTACTCGACCGTCTGTCAAATTTCCAATTTATGCGTGAAATATTCCACACCTTATTCGGTTGTATTGGACTGAttgacaaaatacaaaattgcACAAATGCTAGAAAACTCTACTTTCATTGTACTTTACCACATGTCCTCGGAATAGCGATGCCACAATTCATTCGACTTCTTATTTGCACCATCATGCACCTATGTTTTCGTGCTTGAATTCAACAGTGTTTATCGGAGAATTTTTCCTCCACCTTTCGTTTGTTGTTGTAACTCTAAATTCTCCACCTTTCGTTTGTTGTTGTAACTCCTGGACATCGTTGGGACAGCGAATACTCTATGTTGAATTTCCATGAGTTGGGAACTTTGATTGTTTCTACAGTGATGCAATAAACCATTTAACTGGACTTTTCTAATCTTATTTGTTCTTCTGATTTTATGTCAGAAAGGGATATTTGACATGGTATGAATTGTGGCAGCATTGTAGACCAGTTGTTAAGTGTTCAGAATCTTTGACATGGCTTCTTGATGACAACTCTTTGAAAGATCCAAGGGCCTCGAAAACCAATAATGCGGGTACGCCTTTTCTTTCGTTGAATTTGGTTTTTGAAGTCGTTTATTTGCGATTATCTGTCCAAATAGCCTCTGCAAATTGTTCTCAAACTGTGCAACTTCTCTCGCATGAAAGCTGTGGGtttgaaaattattattgtGTACAAGAAAAGGCACTTGTGCCAGAGAGCATAGTCTGATCCATCATTTTCTTTAGTTGGTCCAACCATTTATTGCCATCAAATCCATCAATTCTTTATCCATCAAGTTACAATTACAGCTTAACTGGAGTGAAGGTTATTTCTTTGTCTTTTTCCTTGTTTGCTCTAACAGATAAGCTGGCTCTATCTTTTATATGCTCtcttaacttaaatttaaatgcGCTGTTATCTTTATGGATTTATTAgtataaaaattgaaagattggatattcgtatcaaaatggtctatagttcaagtaagttttatacatttgtaCCTCTCTAATAAGAGAAGTGCATGATGATTATGTTGGGGAttgaacccgtgacctctgtgAGGGGGCGAGCGGTGGTACCAACCGCTGCACAAGCAacttaaatttagtaaaaataaaataaatgtgtGATATGAATAATCTCTCTCTATGTTGTGCATACTTATACTAGAAtaagaaatattatattttatttatgctaTGTATATGCAATGGTTAGTTGGCTTCTTATCTGTCTAGTATTAGGTGGGAATATCTCTACTAAAATCAAAACATTCATAACTAATCTTTTGAAACTAGTTACTCAAACAATGCTTTGGAGTTTAAACTTTTTGCAGGTACTTTATGTTAGTTAATTAATCAATTCGCCTTCGACAACCTCCCAGATTCAAGATTAACTTTTAGAAGTAATGAATGATAGGTTTTGATGGCCCCTTCTAACCTTACCTACTCCATCGAAAGCGAACTTTAATTGTCGAATTTGGAGTGTTAAAAAATTGATCTCCAATTATTTATGTGTTAATCTTAATGTGACCTGTAATGTGTGGGATTGAGATTTGAATCTTCTTTCTATTGATCTGATTGTGACTTGAAAGATGAATTTGTGAGCATGATATGCCCAGATCCATGCAACTTTTACCAAGTAACAATAttgaaattatatagaattgCAAAAATTAGATTCAGATGCTTATGTTTGTGATTATGATCACCCTAAAGTAGGAGATGATAcattacaaataaataaatgtatatagGTTTCCTATTATTGTGAACTCAAGGGCAAATCtagcttattttttattaaagttttggCTAAATTGCACTTTGGGCCCTCAAACTTCGATGTTGGTGACACTTATTCCTCAACTTTAAATAGTTGCAATTGGTGGGACGAGCCTTTTAAATTGTTGCAACTAAATTcacaattcaatttagttgactataTGTCGTTAATGTAACACTGATATGTCATTTAGTTATTGCCATGTCATTAACCACAACGCTGTTATTTCATCGCCACATCGTCAACCAAGGTTTAAACTGTCGTGtcacgggggcgtgccgctgtCTGTTTGGCACGCTACGACACCGGCACGCTTCTGTGTTGATACATGGTATGTTTGCGTGCCAATGGATaagcatgacctcctactggcacgttTTGGTACggatttatttcatttttttttttgtttcaataagctcttataatattattttaaaaaatttaatcaaataattatgaatatttgttatgtatagcttactatactcatcaattaatatatttgtaagttttttttgtatgtaaagtataattatatttgatgcagaatagaaatttttatatgttagaatttttaaaatgtaaaggcattttttttttcttttgatcatattacagtctttcttttataaaatacaaaaaaaaaattattttaaaaaatattttaaaaaaatattttttaaaaaaattagtagatctatcaaaagaattaagcaataaattatatgataaataaattaaataaatttaagtatcaattaatttaattagattttaattttatcagtatttttaattttctagggtaaaaataaaattttatgtttgatgtggctcaaattttgtttattgagttcgattttgttctcttaatttatcaaaaatttcgCGGTacgataaattttgataaaataatttgtgaaaaaataaatatctgtgATGGAAACGGAGGGCTCGGACAAATTTTTTGtccgtatattgataaataaaagaaatgaaattataagtttttttgacttatctaataaataaattttcgatCTGCAATGCCTTTGGGGGGCGTGGAGTATTCAAAATGCTTTGGATATttcaaagaacaaaacaaaagaaaggaaaaataaaaagaaaaaaaagcacagTGCTGGCACGGCACTGTGCCGTGTCACGCTGCGCCGTGCCTCTTTGTCTCGTGCGGCATGATGCTACGTGCCGCGGCACGaaggggggtccgagacccttCCTATACGGTACATGCCATCCCGTGTCGTACGGCAACGATGCGGCACTTTAAATCTTATCGACAACACATCTCAATTTAATTAGTAAGACTATGATTTGACTTTTACAATCTAAAAATTTTGTACGAAGTTTTCATAAATTAAAGTGtaaggaccaaaagtgtaattttgccTAGTTCATGACAAGGTCTAATTAATGATGTGCTAACTACCAAGTACGAAAGCACAATTTTAGGGTTCGAGTGCACAGAATTTTCTACGCACGGGATTGATTAAGCTTTTAGCGGAATTAGTCCTATGCATGAGCTGAGTTAATTGTACTAAAAATCAACAGTTGATTAAACTCCgaattttttctattaattaattattaataaataatatgatgtgattgatatataataaaatttcttcTTTCTAATCCATCATGGTAAATCGTATAGGAAAAGTTGTCCTCCTGGTACATCACGTCAGTCATGAACTGCATATAGATTTGtccttttattaaaaaaaatttattatttaggtgagaatgaaaaaaatataaataaaaatataaagaatttatGCGAACTATTGACTAATTTAATTTAGCTATCTAATTTTTCAtagtttgattttactattcaatcttttaattgattttttcaTAGTTTTGAGTAAGAATAAATCAACGGCacttttgactttaaaatttaattgcgTTGGTCTCAACAAAGAATTTCATCGGCCCAAATATTTGCTGAGGGAGACAATTTggtctataattttttttttttccttttacccAGTTATTATCATTATTAACATGATTTGAcgagatccaaattcgaatcctagttgattcatattttcagctaagtttatttctaaatgaaataaacgaaacggatagcgtgctatttatctctctcttaaataaaaaaaaaaaaaaaaaaaccatgatTGATGAGGTCCACAACCAATGATATTGATAGCATGCCAAGTAGTATGGCTCATGGCCTTTGGATTCTTTTGCCCTGCCACAGGAGGGTTTGACCCTCATCAAATTCATGGTCAAAGATTGTCCAATGGTAATCTAAGATAacattattttatcaaaataattaagtaaatatgTTGTTTGAGTATAGCTGAATTgaaaatttgctttttttttttttttgagagagataggtagcacgctacctgcttcatttatttcatttagaaataaacttagctaaaagtGGAAtctcaactaggattcgaacttggaacctcgggtaccaaccaccaagccctttgccacttacgctagaAATTAATAACTATTAGTTACATCAGCTCAATCACTTCTTGTTAAAGTAGAAGCACAAGTTCAGAGGATAAGCTCATTTTAGTTTTCCGTCGGGACAAaacattcaaattattttatttaccaAATGGTTGATTGTTGTGAAGAGTCGCAATAGATTAATCAAACCAAACATGAACTTCACGGCGAATCAAGTATTCGTGAAATAGCCAAACTGTTGTTTCTAGCAGATTTTGGGGTCGGGCTCGAGTTTTATAAGGAAAAATCAAATTATCGTTGGCtctctcaaatcaaataaacagaaaattaaaaatttaaaagattgaataattaactcaaaataatctatatttCAGATAAGTTACGTgtttttttaccaaataattATTTGAATGAATAATCCTAAttaaatatacttttaaaaaaaaataaaaagaaaaccttTTAGAAGGAGTCCCCCTAAGATTTTTCTAATCTGCTTAAGCATGCTACAGTGTAAACAAAGCAGAATCTAGCTTTGACTTTTCATGTTCACGTGGTTGACCCAAAGTTCTACTAGCCCCTTTAATCCAACCaaccaaatattaaaaaaggaaatattTGTTTTGATTCCAAGTTAGGGCATTTTATGCATGTTTCTTTAGATTACAAAATAAActattctaatattattatctatattAAGCAGCAGCATATGTGCTTGCTTTAGACTTTTATTAAAGTTGgtcatactttttcactttgAAAAAGCACAAGTTGTTTAAAAAGTTCCCGTTCATCGTTTaacttatttttactttactatcccgtagtttaaaaaattatatttaactactatatgattttatttttattttagaaaaaacttcaaaacccctttgtggtttcaattttttttcactttagtatcctgtggtttaaaatgtattaaattagtaccatgtgatttttcactttatcactttagtaccatatggtttaaagtgcatcaagttagtaccctgtggttttgtactttatcactttagtaccctgtggttttaattttgtatcaaattagtaccctgtgattttttaaatcacagggtactaaagtgataaagtgtgaaaccacaaggtattaaagtgataaaatgcaaaaccacatggtactaacttgatacactttaaatcataggatactaaagtgataaagtgagaaaccacagggtactaacttgatacacattaaaccacaggatactaaaataaaaaagtgtgaaaccacagggtgttttttaaagttttccctttattttaCCTATGAATCTACTATTAAAAGCCTCTTGGGATTTTTTGGCAACAAATACTAcagtattttttaaattgtaaaaataggctttttaaatttttatttataaaactagtaGAAACTAGAAAATgataaaccattcaccgtttttactaatcttatatatatattacatccaAACTTTAagagtgcgtttggttcgcgctatcttttaaagatttctactaatccaataggaataaaaaaatatgacggtgtttggctaaacgcactaagtaatctagttggtaatattggattcacttgggaataagattcaccccaaagtactaatctcattcccttgagggagggtgggtatcctcatattaatggattggggtaatcataatatgtctaatctctttctttcttcctacccgccggctaattgatattatttttctttacactctaaccttatatctctctctaaacttatttttctctctaaaattcaatttttttttctctctctaaactaagctttctctctctctctctttctaaaatttcaactctctcactccttctaatttcgactatatttttctttatatttttttaattatgctctctctctctctaacttatactctctctcccttttttctaaaaagatgttgaaatttttggtaacattatctaaaattaattaaataaataaataaactaattgtatattttttgtaatattaaataatatggctaattaatattaccatgcgaaccaaacacaggaatttcacattcttagtaataggatgaataggaataagattctcggatatcttttattcctagtaatctttcataatgcgaaccaaacgtacCCTTAAAGGATGTGTAATGTTTAACAacacaaataatttttacattgtaaaaaaataataagcgGTGAATGATTGACCGCATAAGAgtaattttacaaatattttttttaaaggactttttttttaaggttaaattataaaaaatttctttaattttttaccttttcttcccgactttcaaaaatctacattttctctccttaaaatttcaaaaatattttcagagaggtacaaaaataattttttaatgtatttattattttgaaggatatttttcagtataaattataagaaatagacgGAATAATGATGAAACCCTGACAGAGGGGGGCtatatgcaacaacttgaaatgttgagcgggtaaaatatagatttttaaaagttagaaagaaaaaataaaaaataaatatttgtaagaaaattttctataatttagtcattttttaAACCTATTAATaaacaaaggaaaaaacttcaaataccatccttaTGGTTtggcactttctcactttcgtaccctatgattttatttttctccttttgttatcccatccactaatttttttcgctaaatcagtgacaaagttaaaactaaaaggtactaaagtgaatattcgattaACTATAGACatggtatatgaagttttttatatataatttaacaaaaagttaacgAACATGCcggcgaaaagagaaaaataaaatcacataatagACACACTCTAAATTATAAGATactttttttgaggaaaataaattataagatactaaagtaagaacgTATGAAGCTACGGGgattgtatttgaagtttaactataaaataagggtaaacttcaaacaccatccctgtggtttcgcactttctcactttagtattctgtgctttaaagtatattaagttagtgtcctgtggtttcatttttatcctttcgttagctttttcgttaatatttcattaaattatatacaaaaaacttcagatatctcacCTATGATTATCGAATATtaactttagtaccatttagttttaactttgtcactgatttaacgaaaaaaattagtggaatcgataataaaaagataaaaatgaaaccacatgatactaaattaattcattttaaaccacagagtactaaagtgagaaagtgtgaaaccacgagggtgataattgaagtttacccataaaaaaaagggtcaattgcatacaggtctccgcaaatatagtgaattgcagatatatctctgtaagttcaactttcataagttatttctgcaaaagttctaatgttttcagATATATCCTTACCGTTaaaatccgttagaaaagtttagttaatcatagattaaatactttatccggattaatttttgacatttttactctctttatattatattgttataatttttggagggacatatttgtgatggcaaaattgaaaatataaatagttttctaacgATTCTTTAAcgatatctgaaaatattatgatttttgtaagaataatttataaaaattagacTTTATAtggatatttttataatttactatgtttgcggggacctgcacgcaattaaccctaaaaaaaaattcaccccTCTCTCATTTCGCGCGTGGTTTCCAATATtgcgtcctctctctctctctctctctctctctacttttttATTGAATACTCCNCTCTCACATAAACaaacgccaaaaaaaaaaaatatatatatatatatatatataaaaatctaagCTTTTTAATGTCTCTTCTCCTTGTCCCCCAAcgccttcctctccttcctcttcctcttcttcttctttcgctGCTCGATTCCTTTTCCAGGGATTCAATTTTGCCCTAATCGAGCTCTCCGACCCTAATTTTGTACACTCGCGTTGTAGGATTGCGAGGTCGATTGGAAAAATCGCAGCTTTGGGGTGTTTAATTGGTGGGGTTCGTGTGCTCGGAGAAGCGAATCCTTTGGGGTTTGATTCAAGGTACTGTGCTATCAATTTCGCCCTACTCTGTTTTGGGCATTAAATTCGGTTGGGTTGCTTTTCACATctaaaaaaaggatttttttttttttttttgatctataCTTTATTTTAGTTGAAGATGATATTTTTCTTAGgtatattctaatatatttactatagggagtcatcaaaaatataaaacatatccTAACCTGTAATTTGAATTAGTTGATTATCTCTAtggatttaattaatatattttatgcaattcacGTAATTGTAAATTCATTATAGTAAGCAATTAACCTAAATTTTGCATAAGAAGAGTCATcaaatgaattaaattaaacaaattgaaatgttgagtgctaaaatcaaaattttcaaagtttagGTAGTCTAATCATTTtggtaagttttatacatttttaccatatatatatatatatatatatatatatatatatattatgcggCAGAAGAGTAGCCTCATCAACTTCTTTTATGGTCATTgtcattatatttttctattgttttAATACTCTCAAGTTTTCTATTTGGACAGGTAACCTTTAGTTACTTCGCAGTTCGCAATATGAGAGTTTGTTAGCAGTTCAAAATAGAGATGTTGGAAGCTCATGTTTTGCTGTACGCGGCCGTTCTGGTCGCACTATCTCCTTACCTTTTGCGCGATTCTGCAGCACATAAAACTACCGATCCATCTGAAGGTGATCGTATTGCGCTTATTCCCATTAATTTCTGCAAAACTATCTATTTACACATATGCCAAACATATGCAGTTTCTTACATAAAAAGAACccttattttaaatttgggcGCGGTCCCTTTCTGTAGAAACAAATTTTCTGAAACAGGTGTAAATGAAGTTTTTAAAgagcatatatgaaaattaacaTATTGCAAGGCTATGTAGATCGATATTGCTATTAGTTTTGCTGTGTCTCCTTGTCAGACGTGTCATTGTTTTTGTAAATGAAGTTTTTGAAgagcatatatgaaaattaacaCATTGCAAGGTTATGTAGATCGATATTGCTATTAATTTTGCTGTGTGTTTCCTTGTTAGACATGTGTCattgttttcttttgtgatgCAGTCAATGCATTAAGCGCTGTTAGAAGCCGCTTAATTGATCCGACGAACAGCCTTAAAACTTGGAACAGTGGGGATCCGTGTTCGTCAAATTGGAGAGGAGTATTTTGTTATAATACTACAAATGATGGCTATCTGCATATACAAAAATTGTATGACTAAACCTCCCAGCTTTATTCTTCATTCCTCATGTCTCTCtcttacattttcttttctgcCTGAATTTtgcatttctttaaaaaaaaaaaactgtaagcATACTACTGGAATCTCATCTTATATAGCCATAACTTATAGTTTAGTTCTCTTCTTTGTTGCTGATACTT from Ananas comosus cultivar F153 linkage group 23, ASM154086v1, whole genome shotgun sequence includes these protein-coding regions:
- the LOC109727937 gene encoding serotonin N-acetyltransferase 1, chloroplastic; this encodes MLSSATFASSSMCQIRPMTCHFEKRDQLLTHRVYFGLRQANRREKSWSLKAGFWDSIKSGFLKNNNTTEIIEPPSAPTEEEEEPMPEEIVLIERTEPDGTFEQIIFSLSGDVDVYDLQALCDKVGWPRRPLTKVAASLRNSYLVATLHSKTKSSGTEGDGRKQLIGMARATSDHAFNATIWDVLVDPSYQGQGLGKALVEQLIRALLQRDIGNITLFADNKVVDFYKNLGFEADPEGIKGMFWYPRY